Proteins encoded within one genomic window of Mesorhizobium sp. AR10:
- a CDS encoding OpgC family protein, producing the protein MTTQISPDRDTRIPDRDTRIDVFRALALLIIYVDHVPGTVFETLTYKNFGFSDAAEAFVLISGMSVALAYGTKFQQGSRLLATLKMWRRAGVLYVAHIVTTMVVMAIFCAAAVFAKRPDLLTMINIEPFIRDTPQVLIGIVTLGHQLGYNNILPVYAVLLLLAPAFLLFVSYRPLSALAVSGGLWLIAGIYQIAPANYPEPGFWFLNPLSWQFLFNIGLAGMLHVRRGGTIPVNRWLVGAAATYVATALVWVHSPLWGHVSWLDLPVVLTGFDKTFLSLPRLLHILAVSYLIVAFPAVSNLFRTSRDHPLAILGKRSLPVFIAGTVIAMAAQVLKLINPGGVAYDSLLISAGIAMQFALAFYLEWLSGIGWSGKSKPVRTETPSVSGSFMSVGPMATGANR; encoded by the coding sequence ATGACCACCCAGATTTCGCCGGATCGCGATACGCGTATCCCGGATCGCGACACGCGTATCGATGTGTTCCGGGCTCTCGCGCTGCTGATCATTTATGTCGATCACGTGCCGGGCACGGTTTTCGAGACTCTGACCTACAAGAATTTCGGGTTTTCGGATGCGGCGGAGGCGTTCGTGCTGATCTCCGGCATGTCCGTCGCACTCGCTTATGGCACAAAATTCCAGCAGGGAAGCCGGCTGCTGGCGACGCTGAAAATGTGGAGACGCGCCGGCGTGCTCTATGTCGCCCACATCGTCACGACGATGGTGGTGATGGCCATATTCTGCGCGGCGGCGGTGTTTGCGAAGCGGCCCGACCTGCTGACGATGATCAACATCGAGCCGTTCATCAGGGATACGCCGCAAGTGCTGATCGGCATCGTCACGCTCGGCCATCAACTCGGCTACAACAACATCCTGCCGGTCTATGCGGTGCTGCTGTTGCTGGCGCCGGCCTTCCTGCTGTTCGTCAGCTACAGGCCGCTGTCGGCGCTTGCCGTGTCCGGGGGGCTGTGGCTGATTGCCGGGATCTACCAGATCGCCCCTGCGAATTATCCGGAGCCGGGCTTCTGGTTTCTCAATCCACTGTCGTGGCAGTTCCTCTTCAACATTGGCCTGGCGGGCATGCTGCATGTACGGCGCGGTGGCACGATTCCGGTCAATCGCTGGCTGGTCGGCGCGGCGGCGACCTATGTCGCCACGGCATTGGTCTGGGTGCACAGCCCGCTCTGGGGCCATGTGTCGTGGCTGGATCTGCCGGTCGTGCTGACCGGCTTCGACAAGACGTTCCTGTCGCTGCCGCGGCTGCTGCACATCCTGGCGGTAAGCTACCTGATCGTCGCCTTTCCGGCCGTCTCGAACCTGTTCCGCACGAGCCGTGACCATCCGCTCGCCATACTCGGCAAGCGGTCGCTGCCGGTTTTCATCGCCGGCACGGTGATCGCCATGGCAGCGCAGGTGTTGAAGCTGATCAACCCGGGCGGCGTTGCCTATGACAGCCTGCTGATATCAGCCGGCATTGCCATGCAGTTCGCGCTTGCCTTCTATCTCGAATGGCTGTCCGGCATCGGCTGGTCCGGCAAAAGCAAGCCGGTCCGGACCGAAACGCCATCTGTCAGCGGGTCTTTTATGAGCGTCGGGCCGATGGCGACAGGAGCCAATCGATGA
- a CDS encoding DUF423 domain-containing protein, with amino-acid sequence MAEHPASGSGRTLVFAGGLCGAAGVALSAAAAHLGGAFVATAASFLIMHAPVFLAVGLIGVNRVLRIGSLMLLVGLLLFSGDLLARDFLGSRLFPMSAPIGGTLLIAGWLVIAASALVHQRS; translated from the coding sequence ATGGCCGAACATCCGGCAAGCGGCAGCGGCCGCACCCTTGTTTTCGCCGGCGGCCTGTGCGGCGCGGCGGGCGTGGCGCTGTCGGCTGCGGCGGCGCATCTGGGCGGCGCGTTCGTCGCTACGGCCGCGTCCTTTCTCATCATGCATGCGCCGGTGTTTCTTGCCGTCGGTCTGATCGGCGTAAACCGGGTCTTGCGGATCGGAAGCCTGATGCTGCTGGTCGGGCTGCTGTTATTCTCAGGCGATCTTCTCGCCCGAGATTTCCTTGGCTCGCGGCTGTTTCCGATGTCGGCGCCGATTGGCGGCACCTTGCTCATCGCAGGCTGGCTGGTGATTGCAGCCTCGGCGCTGGTGCACCAGCGTTCCTGA
- a CDS encoding dihydrofolate reductase family protein has product MSKLRVAAFTLSIDGFGAGPDQDLKNPLGIGGEALHKWMVGTRTFRNMVGEKGGTTDTDDGFTVRSFENVGAWILGRNMFGPIRGEWPDGSWKGWWGDNPPYHVPVFVLTHHEREPSVMEGGTTFHFVTDGIHSALEKARAAADGKDVRVGGGVATIRQYLQESLIDELHLAISPMLLGSGENLFAGLDMLKLGYRCTEQVATPDATHVIIKRD; this is encoded by the coding sequence ATGTCCAAACTTCGTGTCGCCGCATTCACCCTGTCGATCGACGGCTTCGGCGCCGGCCCCGACCAGGACCTGAAGAACCCGCTGGGCATCGGCGGGGAGGCCCTGCACAAATGGATGGTCGGCACCCGAACCTTCCGCAACATGGTTGGCGAAAAGGGCGGAACAACGGACACGGACGACGGGTTCACGGTGCGCAGCTTCGAGAATGTCGGGGCCTGGATCCTGGGCCGCAACATGTTCGGGCCGATCCGCGGAGAATGGCCGGACGGTAGCTGGAAGGGTTGGTGGGGCGATAATCCGCCCTATCACGTGCCGGTCTTCGTGCTGACGCACCATGAGCGTGAGCCCAGCGTGATGGAAGGCGGCACGACCTTCCATTTCGTCACCGACGGCATCCACTCCGCGCTGGAAAAGGCGAGAGCAGCGGCCGACGGGAAGGATGTACGGGTCGGCGGTGGTGTTGCCACGATCCGGCAATATCTCCAGGAAAGCCTCATCGACGAACTGCATCTGGCGATCTCGCCGATGCTGCTCGGCTCCGGCGAAAACCTCTTTGCCGGTCTCGATATGCTCAAGCTTGGCTACCGCTGCACCGAGCAGGTCGCGACGCCGGATGCCACGCATGTCATCATCAAGCGTGATTAG
- a CDS encoding LacI family DNA-binding transcriptional regulator, translating into MALRGKGNTRPIRLADIAKAAGVSHGTASNVFSRPEIVREEVRERVKAAAEAMGYAGPDPKGRLLRAGKVNAIGVATSEPLAYFFDDPYARAMMASISTACDATGAGIALVSAGNEEKLAWNIQSALVDGFILFCIEGGSRLVELTRERKLPFVALELGFEDDTVSAIGVDNVAGARMAARHLAELGHRRFAVLSLQFADNSTGLVSPEQVEAAVYTGTRDRLAGYFEALSRFGVDIAKVPVYETENDEASTRAGLETIFAGSEKPTAILAMSDRMAIIAIEWLQAHGLTVPDDVSIVGFDGVPDAALCEPALTTVAQPIAEIGRRATRAILDFDGRVLRETLDVELVVRASSGPARA; encoded by the coding sequence ATGGCGCTACGCGGCAAAGGCAACACAAGACCTATCCGGCTGGCAGACATCGCCAAAGCCGCCGGGGTTTCGCACGGCACTGCGTCCAATGTCTTCAGCCGTCCCGAGATCGTGCGCGAGGAAGTCCGCGAGCGGGTCAAGGCGGCGGCGGAAGCAATGGGCTATGCCGGGCCCGACCCCAAGGGTCGGCTGTTGCGCGCCGGCAAGGTCAACGCGATCGGCGTCGCCACGAGCGAACCCCTCGCCTATTTCTTTGACGATCCCTATGCCCGCGCGATGATGGCCAGCATTTCCACGGCATGCGACGCCACCGGCGCCGGTATAGCGCTGGTGTCGGCCGGCAACGAGGAAAAACTCGCCTGGAACATCCAGAGCGCGCTTGTCGACGGCTTCATCCTGTTTTGCATCGAGGGCGGCTCGCGCCTCGTCGAATTGACACGCGAGCGCAAGTTGCCCTTCGTCGCACTTGAACTTGGCTTCGAGGACGACACCGTCTCGGCGATCGGCGTCGACAATGTCGCCGGCGCCCGTATGGCAGCGCGCCATCTCGCCGAGCTTGGCCATCGCCGCTTCGCGGTGCTGTCGCTGCAGTTCGCCGACAACAGCACCGGCCTTGTTTCGCCCGAGCAGGTTGAGGCGGCGGTCTACACAGGCACGCGCGACCGCCTTGCCGGCTATTTCGAGGCGCTTTCGCGCTTCGGCGTCGACATCGCCAAGGTGCCTGTCTACGAGACCGAAAACGACGAAGCCAGCACAAGAGCGGGCCTCGAAACCATCTTCGCCGGCAGCGAGAAGCCCACCGCCATCCTGGCGATGTCGGACCGGATGGCCATTATCGCCATCGAGTGGCTGCAGGCGCACGGCCTGACCGTCCCCGACGACGTCTCCATCGTCGGCTTCGACGGCGTGCCGGACGCAGCCCTTTGCGAACCTGCGCTGACCACCGTCGCCCAGCCGATCGCCGAGATTGGTCGACGTGCGACACGGGCGATCCTCGATTTCGACGGCAGGGTGCTGCGCGAAACTCTGGATGTCGAGCTGGTCGTCAGGGCATCATCAGGCCCCGCAAGAGCCTGA
- the hemB gene encoding porphobilinogen synthase encodes MNKFTPAKAAGARSVDEITGSRRLRRMRKADWSRRLVQENRLSVDDLIWPIFVVDGKNVREPIAAMPGVFRLSLDLAVKEAERAAKLGIPAIATFPNVELGLRDQTGSHILDPENIINRATRAIKHAVPEIGIITDAALDPFTSHGHDGILRDGIIVNDETVEQVTAAAVIQAAAGADIIAPSDMMDGRIGAIRDALDANGFQDVAIMSYATKFASAFYGPYREAVGTAGLLKGDKKTYYIDHANSDEAVREAEQDIAEGADMLMVKPGLPYLDIIRRLKDEFQMPTFAYQVSGEYSMIKAAAANGWIDGEKAMLESLLAFKRAGCDGILTYFAPEVAAMLKG; translated from the coding sequence ATGAACAAATTCACCCCTGCAAAAGCTGCCGGCGCACGCAGCGTCGACGAGATCACCGGCAGCCGCCGCTTGCGGCGCATGCGCAAGGCCGACTGGTCGCGCCGCCTCGTCCAGGAGAACCGACTCAGCGTCGACGATCTGATCTGGCCGATCTTCGTCGTCGACGGCAAGAATGTGCGCGAGCCGATCGCAGCCATGCCGGGCGTCTTCCGCCTGTCGCTCGACCTTGCCGTCAAGGAAGCGGAGCGCGCGGCCAAGCTTGGCATTCCGGCCATCGCCACCTTCCCCAATGTCGAACTGGGCCTGCGCGACCAGACCGGTTCGCACATCCTCGACCCCGAAAACATCATCAACCGCGCCACGCGCGCCATCAAGCACGCGGTGCCGGAGATCGGCATCATCACCGATGCGGCGCTCGATCCCTTCACCTCGCACGGCCACGACGGCATTTTGCGCGACGGCATCATCGTCAACGACGAGACGGTGGAACAGGTGACGGCCGCCGCCGTCATCCAGGCGGCTGCGGGCGCCGACATCATCGCCCCCTCCGACATGATGGACGGCCGCATCGGAGCCATCCGCGACGCGCTCGACGCCAACGGGTTTCAGGATGTGGCGATCATGTCCTACGCGACGAAGTTCGCCTCGGCCTTCTACGGTCCCTATCGCGAGGCGGTCGGCACCGCTGGCCTGCTCAAGGGCGACAAGAAGACCTACTATATCGACCACGCCAATTCCGATGAGGCGGTGCGCGAAGCCGAACAGGACATCGCCGAAGGCGCCGACATGCTGATGGTCAAGCCCGGCCTGCCCTATCTCGACATCATCCGGCGGCTGAAGGACGAATTCCAGATGCCGACCTTCGCCTATCAGGTGTCGGGCGAGTATTCGATGATCAAGGCAGCCGCCGCCAATGGCTGGATCGACGGCGAGAAGGCGATGCTGGAATCGCTGCTTGCCTTCAAGCGCGCCGGCTGCGACGGCATTTTGACCTACTTCGCGCCCGAAGTGGCGGCGATGCTGAAGGGATAA
- the ppk2 gene encoding polyphosphate kinase 2, with translation MTELKQNSPARDWLEAELADTLDEDYELEMSEPALSMEIAKIYKNAHPPSIDRMQYFRDLISLQSELIKLQSWVAYHKKKLVVVFEGRDSAGKGGVIKRITQRLNPRICRVVALPAPTEREKSQWYFQRYVPHLPAGGEIVLFDRSWYNRSGVERVMGFAEQDQVEEFFRDVPEFERMLVRSGITLVKYWFSITDAEQQMRFLMRIHDPMKQWKLSPMDLQSRVRWEQYTKAKEETFARTNIPEAPWYIVEGNDKKRARLNCIDHLLKQMPYEEVPHEEITLPERVFNPEYERQTLPRELYVPEKY, from the coding sequence ATGACCGAGTTAAAACAGAATTCTCCCGCCAGGGATTGGCTGGAAGCGGAACTCGCCGACACGCTCGACGAAGACTACGAACTGGAAATGTCGGAGCCGGCGCTGTCGATGGAGATCGCCAAGATCTACAAGAATGCGCATCCGCCCTCGATCGATCGCATGCAGTATTTTCGAGACCTGATCAGCTTGCAGTCGGAGCTGATCAAGCTGCAGTCCTGGGTCGCCTATCACAAGAAGAAGTTGGTGGTGGTCTTCGAGGGCCGCGATTCCGCGGGCAAGGGCGGCGTCATCAAGCGCATCACCCAGCGGCTCAATCCGCGCATCTGCCGCGTCGTGGCTCTTCCGGCGCCGACCGAGCGCGAGAAGTCGCAATGGTATTTCCAGCGCTATGTGCCGCATCTGCCTGCCGGCGGCGAGATCGTGCTGTTCGACCGCTCCTGGTACAACCGCTCGGGCGTCGAGCGGGTGATGGGTTTCGCCGAACAGGATCAAGTCGAGGAGTTCTTCCGCGACGTGCCGGAGTTCGAGCGCATGCTGGTCCGCTCCGGCATCACGCTGGTCAAATACTGGTTCTCGATCACCGACGCGGAGCAGCAGATGCGCTTTTTGATGCGCATCCACGATCCGATGAAGCAGTGGAAGCTGTCGCCGATGGACCTGCAGTCGCGCGTGCGCTGGGAGCAGTACACCAAGGCCAAGGAAGAAACGTTCGCCCGCACAAACATTCCGGAAGCCCCCTGGTACATCGTCGAAGGCAACGACAAGAAGCGGGCGCGGCTGAACTGCATTGATCATCTCCTCAAGCAGATGCCCTATGAGGAAGTGCCGCACGAGGAGATCACGCTGCCGGAGCGCGTCTTCAATCCCGAATACGAGCGTCAGACGCTGCCGCGTGAACTCTACGTGCCGGAGAAGTACTGA
- a CDS encoding DUF982 domain-containing protein: MENNRFETPVTVKSATEGSTQLLRSAREASDFLLNSWPGKRSPKHREALQACHDALAGDKPAMNARRAFIAAAREVNVFVSDKMPA, translated from the coding sequence ATGGAAAACAACCGATTTGAAACACCCGTGACCGTCAAGTCGGCCACGGAGGGAAGTACTCAGCTCTTGCGTTCGGCCCGTGAGGCTTCCGATTTCCTTCTCAACAGCTGGCCCGGCAAGCGCAGCCCCAAGCATCGCGAAGCGCTGCAGGCCTGTCACGATGCGCTGGCCGGCGACAAGCCGGCGATGAACGCAAGGCGTGCCTTCATCGCCGCCGCCCGCGAAGTGAACGTCTTCGTCAGCGACAAGATGCCGGCCTGA
- a CDS encoding glyoxalase superfamily protein, whose product MLAYHDAKTMAKAMREALAARDLTISHSEALEIVARQFGLATWNILSAKIDTPKQDTIVFERTAPIVRIFDVAKAHEFYLGFLGFTVDWEHRYGDHFPLYTQVSRGGLVLHLSEHAGDATPGGNMVVYMRGIRDFHKELATRNYRYMKPGIEHEDGRLTVEVIDPFSNHLRFMELTGE is encoded by the coding sequence ATGCTTGCCTATCACGATGCCAAGACCATGGCGAAAGCCATGCGGGAGGCGCTTGCCGCCCGCGACCTGACGATCAGCCACAGCGAGGCGCTGGAGATCGTCGCGCGCCAGTTTGGACTGGCGACCTGGAATATCCTGTCGGCAAAAATCGACACGCCCAAGCAGGACACGATCGTCTTCGAACGGACGGCGCCGATCGTGCGCATCTTCGACGTGGCCAAGGCACACGAATTCTACCTCGGCTTCCTCGGTTTCACCGTCGACTGGGAGCATCGTTACGGCGACCACTTCCCGCTCTACACGCAGGTCTCGCGCGGCGGCCTTGTCCTGCACCTGTCCGAACATGCCGGCGATGCTACGCCCGGTGGCAACATGGTTGTCTACATGAGGGGTATCCGCGACTTCCACAAGGAACTGGCGACCAGGAACTACCGCTACATGAAGCCCGGTATCGAGCACGAGGACGGGCGGCTGACGGTCGAGGTCATCGACCCGTTCAGCAACCATCTCCGCTTCATGGAACTTACGGGCGAATGA
- a CDS encoding GntR family transcriptional regulator — translation MSQMQNVEKQLREMILGLEIGPGERLTERWIESRFGASRTPVRAALLRLETEGLICRDGRGWTVSPINLAELEQIAVYREAVEVAAVKLTCALEDRSAVDVIEAMLDSCDTSTPREEWHRVGMDFHIELARLSGNEFLFRAVRDAMTRLSRARWLEVRDEAALGRAWTEHHAILAAVRAGDAGDAAGRLSAHIVGSRDRLVTSLHNDRRGLRARGFAVVAA, via the coding sequence ATGTCGCAGATGCAGAATGTCGAAAAGCAGCTTCGCGAAATGATCCTCGGTCTCGAGATCGGTCCGGGCGAGCGGCTGACTGAGCGTTGGATCGAAAGCCGGTTCGGGGCGTCGCGCACGCCGGTACGGGCAGCACTTCTGCGGCTCGAGACGGAGGGCCTGATCTGCCGCGACGGGCGTGGCTGGACGGTATCGCCGATCAACCTTGCCGAACTCGAACAGATCGCGGTCTATCGCGAGGCGGTCGAGGTCGCGGCGGTCAAGTTGACCTGTGCCCTGGAGGACAGGAGCGCCGTCGATGTCATCGAGGCGATGCTCGACTCCTGCGACACCAGCACCCCGCGCGAGGAATGGCATCGCGTCGGCATGGATTTCCACATCGAGCTGGCGCGCCTGTCGGGCAACGAATTTCTGTTCAGGGCAGTCCGTGACGCGATGACACGTCTGTCGCGCGCCCGCTGGCTGGAGGTTCGCGACGAAGCCGCACTTGGCCGTGCCTGGACCGAACACCATGCCATTCTGGCAGCGGTGCGGGCCGGCGATGCCGGCGACGCGGCAGGCCGGCTTTCGGCTCACATCGTCGGCAGCCGCGACCGGCTGGTGACATCGCTGCACAATGACCGGCGCGGCCTGCGCGCCCGAGGGTTTGCCGTCGTCGCCGCTTGA
- a CDS encoding aldo/keto reductase — MEYRTLGRSGLKVSTLTMGTMTFGGAGAFAAVGKTDLDEARRMIDMCIDAGINLIDTANVYSNGISEEIIGEALGGKRKGDVLIASKARMRIGKGPNDEGLSRYHLIRECEKSLKRLRTDVIDIYFLHEWDGVTPLEETIAALDTLVSQGKVRYVGCSNYSGWQVMKALGISDRRHQPRFVTQQIHYTLEAREAEYELLPISVDQGLGVLVWSPLAGGLLSGKYHRDSPTARQLSGWSEPPIRDEDRLWRIVDVLAYISKARGVSAAQVALAWLLGRPAISSLVIGGRTEAQFKDNIAAASLALTDDERSRLDAVSRPPVLYPYWHQQLTAKDRFGPADLLLDRTGI, encoded by the coding sequence ATGGAATACCGCACCCTCGGCCGTTCCGGGCTGAAAGTTTCGACGCTGACCATGGGCACCATGACCTTCGGCGGCGCCGGCGCATTTGCGGCGGTCGGCAAGACCGATCTCGACGAAGCCCGTCGGATGATCGACATGTGCATCGATGCCGGCATCAATCTCATCGACACCGCCAATGTCTATTCGAACGGCATTTCCGAAGAGATCATCGGCGAAGCGCTGGGCGGCAAGCGCAAGGGCGACGTGCTGATCGCCTCCAAAGCGCGGATGCGGATCGGCAAGGGCCCAAACGACGAAGGCCTGTCGCGCTACCATCTGATCCGCGAGTGCGAGAAGAGCCTGAAGCGCCTGCGTACCGATGTTATCGACATCTATTTCCTGCACGAATGGGACGGGGTGACGCCACTCGAGGAAACCATCGCCGCGCTCGACACATTGGTCAGCCAGGGCAAGGTCCGGTATGTCGGCTGCTCCAACTATTCCGGTTGGCAGGTGATGAAGGCGCTGGGTATCAGCGACCGCCGGCACCAGCCACGCTTCGTCACCCAGCAGATCCACTACACGCTGGAAGCGCGCGAAGCTGAATACGAACTTTTGCCGATCTCGGTCGATCAGGGGCTTGGCGTGCTGGTGTGGAGCCCGCTCGCCGGCGGATTGCTGTCCGGCAAGTACCACCGCGACAGCCCAACTGCCCGCCAGCTCAGCGGCTGGTCGGAGCCGCCGATCCGCGACGAGGACCGGCTGTGGCGGATCGTCGATGTCCTTGCATATATCAGCAAGGCTCGCGGGGTTTCCGCCGCACAGGTGGCGCTGGCCTGGCTGCTCGGCCGGCCGGCTATCAGTTCCCTGGTGATCGGCGGACGGACCGAGGCGCAGTTCAAGGACAACATCGCCGCTGCAAGCCTGGCACTTACCGACGACGAGCGCAGCCGGCTCGATGCGGTCAGCCGCCCGCCGGTGCTCTATCCCTACTGGCACCAGCAGCTCACGGCAAAGGACCGCTTCGGTCCGGCCGATCTGCTTCTGGACCGCACCGGCATCTGA
- a CDS encoding multidrug efflux MFS transporter — MPQEDTAQDAHNIHWRRNLFVCFAGSFSTLVAMTLLLPFLPLYVEQLGAEGHAEIVQWSGIAYGATFLAAALVAPLWGRLGDRYGRKLMLVRASFGMAVCMSLTGMVETVWQLVLLRLLIGFAGGYSSGSTILVAMQTPKDRSGWALGVLSAGITAGALVGPLLGGVLPPLIGIRTTFLLSGGVIFLAFLATTFLIKENPRPVQTDAKSKERTKGGWAQIPDKRPVVAMLATGMLLSFATMSIEPIITVYVQQLIEDQSRVTLISGVVMSAAALGAILSASRLGKLADRIGHWNVIVAALAVSALLLIPQAFVTEGWQLVGLRFLMGLALGGLLPCITSVIRHNVPDGVGGNVLGLSISAQYVGQVAGPLLGGFVGGHFGMRAVFLGTSVLLAGGAVYNWLVQSRRTRDMLVQAGKS; from the coding sequence ATGCCGCAAGAAGACACCGCGCAAGACGCGCACAACATCCACTGGCGGCGCAATCTGTTCGTCTGCTTTGCCGGCTCGTTCAGCACGCTTGTCGCAATGACGCTGCTATTGCCGTTTCTGCCGCTCTACGTCGAGCAGTTGGGCGCCGAAGGCCATGCGGAAATCGTGCAGTGGTCCGGCATCGCCTATGGCGCGACGTTCCTTGCCGCAGCACTTGTCGCGCCGCTCTGGGGACGGCTGGGCGACCGCTACGGCCGCAAGCTGATGCTGGTGCGCGCCAGTTTCGGCATGGCCGTCTGCATGTCGCTGACCGGAATGGTGGAGACCGTGTGGCAACTGGTGCTGCTGCGCCTGCTGATCGGTTTTGCCGGCGGCTATTCCTCGGGCTCGACCATCCTGGTCGCCATGCAGACGCCGAAGGATCGTTCCGGCTGGGCGCTCGGCGTGCTGTCGGCCGGCATCACGGCCGGCGCCCTCGTCGGCCCGCTGCTCGGCGGCGTGCTGCCGCCGCTGATCGGAATTCGCACCACCTTCCTGCTCTCTGGCGGCGTCATTTTCCTGGCGTTCCTGGCAACGACTTTTCTGATCAAGGAGAACCCTCGCCCGGTCCAGACAGACGCCAAGTCAAAGGAAAGAACGAAAGGCGGCTGGGCGCAGATCCCCGACAAGCGTCCTGTCGTCGCCATGCTGGCGACCGGCATGTTGTTGAGTTTCGCCACAATGTCGATCGAGCCGATCATCACGGTCTATGTCCAGCAGCTGATCGAGGACCAAAGCCGGGTCACGCTGATCTCCGGCGTCGTCATGTCGGCAGCAGCACTCGGCGCCATCCTGTCGGCCTCGCGGCTCGGCAAGCTCGCCGACCGCATCGGCCACTGGAACGTCATCGTCGCAGCGCTTGCGGTCTCGGCGCTGCTGCTGATCCCGCAGGCCTTCGTCACTGAGGGCTGGCAGCTCGTCGGCCTGCGTTTCCTCATGGGCCTGGCGCTGGGTGGTCTGCTGCCCTGCATCACCAGCGTCATCCGCCACAATGTTCCGGACGGCGTCGGCGGCAATGTTCTCGGTCTGTCGATCTCTGCCCAATATGTCGGACAGGTCGCCGGCCCGCTGCTTGGCGGCTTCGTCGGCGGTCACTTCGGCATGCGGGCGGTGTTTCTCGGCACATCCGTGTTGCTGGCCGGCGGCGCAGTGTACAATTGGCTGGTCCAGTCGCGCCGTACGCGTGACATGCTGGTGCAGGCCGGCAAATCCTGA
- a CDS encoding glycosyltransferase family 90 protein codes for MATILRNSVKLFYYMRNAARDIVPQALFRSRLAGRLRQARLSDGSVRERLNYYNKLQHTFAPGPDAVPISRLPFSPSMYYYDLKEFARYFDPELLIDLEFGDVIEVPNVPSIVKDRPIQDGNSNAVLLKLDKFRHFHMPADRMRFADKRPAVVWRGDLNNPIRTLFLEAVRDLPFCDVGTPKRTAAAQYRKPYLTIDQQRHYRYIVSLEGNDVATNLKWIMSSNSLCLMPPPTYETWFAEKQIEANVHYVPLEPDFADLAEKVRYFEQHPTEAERIIAAANAYCRKFCNEQAEQAISLLVLYKYFVLSGQVEPDPEVWRYIQG; via the coding sequence ATGGCCACGATTCTAAGAAACTCGGTAAAGCTGTTCTATTATATGCGAAATGCTGCGCGCGATATCGTCCCGCAGGCATTGTTTCGTAGCAGGCTGGCCGGCCGTCTGCGCCAGGCAAGGCTCTCTGACGGGTCGGTCCGCGAACGTCTGAATTACTACAACAAGCTGCAGCACACCTTCGCGCCGGGCCCTGATGCGGTGCCCATCAGCCGATTGCCGTTTTCGCCGAGCATGTATTATTACGACCTGAAGGAGTTTGCCCGCTACTTCGATCCCGAACTGCTCATCGATCTGGAATTCGGCGACGTCATCGAAGTGCCCAATGTGCCGTCTATCGTCAAGGATCGGCCGATACAGGACGGCAACAGCAACGCGGTCCTGCTGAAACTCGACAAGTTCCGCCACTTCCACATGCCCGCCGACAGGATGCGTTTCGCCGACAAACGTCCGGCCGTGGTCTGGCGCGGCGATCTCAACAATCCGATCCGGACCCTGTTCCTGGAGGCGGTGCGCGATCTGCCGTTCTGCGACGTCGGCACACCCAAGCGGACGGCGGCGGCGCAATACCGCAAGCCCTATCTCACCATCGACCAGCAGCGACACTACCGCTACATCGTTTCGCTCGAAGGCAATGATGTGGCGACCAACCTCAAATGGATCATGAGTTCGAATTCGCTGTGCCTGATGCCGCCGCCTACATACGAGACCTGGTTCGCCGAAAAGCAGATCGAGGCGAACGTTCACTATGTGCCGCTCGAACCGGATTTCGCCGATCTTGCCGAAAAGGTGCGGTATTTCGAGCAGCATCCGACTGAGGCCGAACGCATCATTGCCGCGGCCAACGCCTATTGCCGAAAGTTCTGCAACGAGCAGGCCGAGCAGGCGATCTCCCTGCTCGTGCTCTACAAATATTTCGTGCTCTCGGGCCAGGTCGAACCTGATCCCGAGGTGTGGCGCTATATCCAGGGTTAG